The DNA window AAAGATTGACCATTCCACTTTTCAAACCGAACTCTCATGTGGAATGTTCCGACCCAGTCCTGCTCATAGACGCGGCTCCTTTCGCCAGGCTGAATCGTTTCGTCAATCCATGTCGAAACAGTTTTTCCATCCTCGGAAACGATACCGACCTCCAAAATAGCCACATCTGTCCTGTTCTCTATCTGGAGCCTGGTCGAAGAATCAACAAACCAATGGCTGAGGCATCCCGAAAGAACGGAGCAGCACACGAGCACAGCGGCAAGGACAAGGAAACTTCTAAGCGCCTTTTTCATTACTTGCCTCCCTGCGTGCTTTGACCGGACTTCTCATAACGGATGCCCTTCGCGGTAATCGTCTTCGAAGAACTTCCAGACGCATCGGACGCAGCCCCCGTAAGCGGGATCGTTTCCGCAGGCTTCTCCGGCGTATTCTTCCTCTTGACTTGCTTTGTTACAAGGTCGACCGGCTGGCGGCCATTCTTTGCAAACAGCATGTCATTCAAGCTTTCGAGATTGAAATGGAACTCGACAATCCACGTTCCCTTCGCATGGAAGAGGTGGTCGTATTCACTGGCCGCATTGTAGCCTATGCGCAAGATGGGCAGTTCAATCGCCCAGCCGAGCATCAGGTCGTCCCAGTTATCTTCCAGGACACGGCGACGAAGGCAGGTCAGTTCAAGAGCAACGAATCGCGAGGGATCGGGATAGTACTTGAGAGCCGCCGAATGGAACCCGTCATCAGGGAAGTCATACGACACTTCGGCATAGAGCCTCTGCCCATACAGGTTCTGTTCCCAGTTCACGCGGATAAAGTCATCATCAGCCCCGTCAATTCTTCGTTTATACATGGTCGCATCGATATTGGGCAGATACGTCCAGATACCCGAAGAAGCACCGCCGAATACGGCGCGGTCTTCCAAATCAAAGGAGAAGCGCAGAAGGCGCAAGTCCGCGCGGTGGAACTGGACCTGTGCGCTGATACGGCCATAACGCAGGTTCGCCCAGCTATAGAGCAACGAGTCATTTTCGGCCGGGAACACCTTTCCCACGTATTCCACGTTCTGGTGCTGCATACCGGCAGCAACCGAGTAACCCAGCTTCGCATTCGTATAGCCGACGCCCCAAGTAGTCACCGAGCGCACCAGACCGAAATCGCTATACCGCGGGAAGAAGAAATAATCCTCGGTATCCCAGCCGGAGCGTTCGAACCACAAAAGCAGATTCAGGTACTGATTTTCCTTGAACGGATGAGACGCCAGAAACGCTATATGGTGACGGCTCGCATAGCCTTCGTGTTCGCCGAAAGCGCTCCGGAGCGGAATCTGCGTCGAAAGCGGCGTGTAGTTGAATCCGATATCAAAGTACGACCCCTTTCCGAGCAAGAGCAAGTCGCCAATGTCGTGCAACTGGTTGTCGCGCATCCAGAAGCCGCCACTCGCAACCGTTTCCACATCGACAGCATCGGCTACGGCAGACGCAACCGCAAGGGGGATCGAAAGGAGGGCTATCTTTAAAGAACGGGAAAGACTCATGGCATTAAATATATAAAAGGCTAACTAGAAAACAACCAGGTCGTTCTTGTGGATGAGTTCGTCCGGGACGTCCTTGCCCAAAATTTCGTGCACCTGTGCCGTCTTCTTGTGCAGCACGAGCTTGAGCGTCTCGCTGTCAAAACCGGCGACACCGCGCGCGACCGCATCGCCAGAAGGGCTCAGGACCTCGATAAGGTCGCCCTTGTCGAAATGCTTCTTCACGGCGCACACGCCTACGGGCAACAAGCTAGAATGCTTTTCGCGGAGCGCCTTCACGCCGCCCTCGTCCACCACCACGGCCCCGCGCGGAGTCGTGACGAAACTGAGCCAGCGCTGGCGGCTGTTGAGCTTTTTCTTGGAGCCCACAAAAAGCGTACCCTCGGCATTCTCGAAAATCACCTGGTGCGGCAGCACCTTCATGCCGCTCGCAAGGAAGGCGTTGCAGCCGCTCTTCGTCACGTTGCGGATGGCTTCGAGCTTGCTGCGCATGCCGCCGGTACTCACCGCGGAACCCGTCTCGCCGGGCTTGCCGGCAAGGGCGAGCACTGCAGGCGTAATCTCGGGCACAAAGCGCAACAGGCGGGCGTTGGGGTTCTTCTTCGGGTTGTCGTCGAAGAGGCCGTCTTCGTCGGTGAAAATCAACAGCAGGTCCGCATCGAGGAACAGCGCCACGTCGCTCGAAAGCTTGTCGTTGTCGCCCACCTTGATTTCGGCGACCGCGAGGGAATCGTTCTCGTTGATGATGGGCACAATCTTGCGCGCCAGCATCGCCTTGATGGTGTTCTGCAAGTTCTTGTAGCGGGTGCGGTCGCGGAAGTCGTCGGCAGACAAAAGTATCTGGCCCACCGAGAGCTGCATCCAGCGGAACATTTCGCGGTAAGCGTACATGAGGTCGATCTGGCCCACGGCAGCACAGGCCTGCTTTTCGGCAAGCACCGTCGGCTTTTCCTTGTAGCCCAGCTGGCTCATGCCGGTACCTACGGCACCGCTCGTCACCACGACCACTTCCTTGCCCGCTTCCATGAGGCGGGCGACGGAATCTGCAAGTTTCTGGATATAACGGGTACGGACACCGCCCTTTTCGGAATCCACCAAGATACGCGAACCGATCTTGATTACGATGCGGCGGGATTCGTCCAAAATATTCTTTCGTAATTCACTCATACAGCTAAAAAATAGAATGTATCAGCGCAACGAAAAAAGTCACCGGGAAAAAACTAGCGGAAAATCGCCGTCTTGCCGTTTTCGAACCGGACGACACGTGTCGAACCAGTCGCCTTCAGCGACCCCTGCCAGATGCCGCTGCGGATAAAGACTCCGTTCACGTCGAACTCGCTGTAGCGCAGGCCCAGCAAGGAACCGCCCACCGGAGCCCCGCGCAAAACGAAGAGCGGTTTTTCGGTCGAGTCAGGAGTTGTCACATTCGCAGAATCACCCTGCTGGACGCCAGCGGAATCCGTCGGTTGCTCACCTACCGGAGTTTTTGCCGACGTGTCAGCCTGGGCGGGTTCCGACGATTCTGCAAGAACCTTTTTTTGAGGGAGACGGGCAGCGTCCTCATCGGAAAGTCCGCTACTCAAACCGCCTCCATACGGTCCCCAATTTGGACACTGCGAAGGATCTGTATCAC is part of the Fibrobacter sp. genome and encodes:
- the proB gene encoding glutamate 5-kinase is translated as MSELRKNILDESRRIVIKIGSRILVDSEKGGVRTRYIQKLADSVARLMEAGKEVVVVTSGAVGTGMSQLGYKEKPTVLAEKQACAAVGQIDLMYAYREMFRWMQLSVGQILLSADDFRDRTRYKNLQNTIKAMLARKIVPIINENDSLAVAEIKVGDNDKLSSDVALFLDADLLLIFTDEDGLFDDNPKKNPNARLLRFVPEITPAVLALAGKPGETGSAVSTGGMRSKLEAIRNVTKSGCNAFLASGMKVLPHQVIFENAEGTLFVGSKKKLNSRQRWLSFVTTPRGAVVVDEGGVKALREKHSSLLPVGVCAVKKHFDKGDLIEVLSPSGDAVARGVAGFDSETLKLVLHKKTAQVHEILGKDVPDELIHKNDLVVF